A genomic region of Leptotrichia hofstadii contains the following coding sequences:
- a CDS encoding V-type ATP synthase subunit A, which translates to MKTGRIIKVSGPLVVAEGMENANVYDVVRVSEKKLIGEIIEMRGDQASIQVYEETSGIGPGEEVFTTGEPLSVELGPGLIEAMFDGIQRPLKEYQEIAGDFLDKGVEVNPLNRDKKWEFEPVLSTGAEVETGDILGTVQETSVVSHKIMVPAGIKGTLKTIKSGSYTVVDTIAVIKTEKGELVEVQMMQKWPVRRGRKYKQKLNPEAPLITGQRVIDTFFPVTKGGTACVPGPFGSGKTVVQHQMAKWADAEIIVYVGCGERGNEMTDVLMEFPEIIDPKTGQSLMKRTVLIANTSNMPVAAREASIYTGITIAEYFRDMGYSVAIMADSTSRWAEALREMSGRLEEMPGDEGYPAYLGSRAAEFYERAGKVICLGQDGREGALTVIGAVSPPGGDISEPVSQATLRIVKVFWGLDANLAYRRHFPAINWLNSYSLYQGKVDNWMDQNVGPKFSKNRARAISLLQEENSLQEIVRLVGKDTLSEKDQLKLEIAKSIREDYLQQNAFMESDTYTSLEKQDKMLDLVLKFYDEGLRGLENGAYLSEIIAMPVRERIARAKYLPEAELGKIEEIAKELEKEIDELVNKGGVANA; encoded by the coding sequence TTGAAAACAGGAAGAATAATAAAAGTATCTGGACCTCTTGTTGTTGCAGAAGGTATGGAAAATGCCAATGTATATGATGTGGTAAGAGTTTCAGAGAAAAAGTTGATAGGTGAAATTATTGAAATGAGAGGCGATCAGGCTTCTATTCAAGTATATGAAGAAACATCTGGAATTGGTCCAGGAGAAGAGGTTTTTACAACTGGAGAGCCTTTGAGTGTTGAATTGGGACCTGGACTTATTGAAGCGATGTTTGATGGAATTCAGCGTCCACTAAAGGAATATCAGGAAATAGCAGGAGATTTTTTGGATAAAGGGGTAGAAGTAAATCCTTTAAATAGAGATAAAAAATGGGAATTTGAGCCTGTTTTATCTACTGGAGCAGAAGTTGAAACTGGAGATATTCTGGGAACAGTTCAGGAAACTTCAGTTGTAAGCCATAAAATTATGGTTCCAGCAGGAATTAAAGGAACTTTGAAAACTATTAAAAGTGGAAGCTACACAGTAGTTGATACAATCGCAGTTATTAAAACAGAAAAAGGTGAATTGGTAGAAGTTCAAATGATGCAAAAATGGCCAGTAAGACGTGGAAGAAAATACAAGCAGAAATTAAATCCAGAAGCACCATTGATTACAGGGCAAAGAGTAATTGACACGTTCTTTCCTGTAACTAAAGGTGGAACGGCATGTGTACCAGGACCTTTTGGATCTGGAAAAACCGTTGTGCAACACCAAATGGCTAAATGGGCAGATGCTGAAATTATAGTGTATGTGGGATGTGGAGAGCGTGGAAATGAGATGACCGATGTTCTTATGGAATTCCCAGAAATAATAGATCCAAAAACTGGACAATCATTAATGAAAAGAACTGTACTTATAGCAAATACTTCAAATATGCCAGTTGCAGCCAGAGAAGCTAGTATTTATACTGGAATTACAATTGCAGAATATTTTAGGGATATGGGATATTCAGTGGCAATAATGGCGGATTCTACTTCGAGATGGGCAGAAGCTCTTAGGGAAATGTCTGGACGGCTTGAAGAGATGCCAGGGGATGAAGGATACCCAGCTTATCTAGGTTCAAGAGCCGCTGAATTTTATGAAAGAGCAGGAAAAGTAATTTGTCTTGGACAAGATGGAAGAGAAGGGGCGTTAACAGTTATCGGAGCGGTTTCTCCTCCAGGTGGAGATATTTCAGAGCCAGTATCTCAGGCTACACTTCGTATTGTTAAAGTATTCTGGGGATTAGATGCCAATTTGGCATATAGACGTCATTTCCCAGCAATTAACTGGTTAAATTCATATTCATTGTATCAAGGAAAAGTTGATAACTGGATGGATCAGAATGTAGGGCCTAAATTTTCTAAAAATAGAGCACGTGCAATTTCATTGCTGCAAGAAGAAAACAGCTTACAGGAAATTGTTAGGCTAGTTGGTAAGGACACTTTGTCAGAAAAAGATCAACTTAAACTAGAAATTGCAAAATCTATAAGGGAAGATTACTTGCAGCAAAATGCGTTTATGGAATCAGATACTTATACTTCGCTTGAAAAACAGGATAAAATGCTTGACTTAGTATTGAAGTTCTATGATGAAGGATTAAGAGGGCTTGAAAATGGAGCGTATTTAAGTGAAATTATCGCAATGCCTGTAAGAGAAAGAATTGCAAGAGCAAAATATTTACCTGAGGCAGAGTTAGGCAAAATTGAAGAAATAGCAAAAGAATTGGAAAAAGAAATTGATGAACTTGTAAATAAAGGAGGTGTAGCAAATGCTTAA
- a CDS encoding V-type ATP synthase subunit F: protein MHKIGVVGDKDSILSFKALGIDVYPVITKEEARNTIDEMASNNYGIIFVTEQVASMVENTIERYNREVLPAVILIPNNQGSLGIGLKKIDEYVEKAIGSNIF, encoded by the coding sequence ATGCATAAAATAGGTGTAGTTGGAGATAAAGATTCTATTTTATCATTTAAGGCATTGGGAATTGACGTGTATCCAGTTATTACAAAGGAAGAGGCAAGAAATACAATAGATGAAATGGCAAGTAATAACTATGGTATTATCTTTGTAACAGAGCAAGTTGCAAGTATGGTTGAAAATACCATCGAAAGATACAACCGTGAAGTGCTTCCAGCTGTTATTTTGATTCCGAATAATCAAGGAAGTCTGGGGATAGGGCTTAAAAAGATAGATGAGTACGTTGAAAAAGCGATAGGATCTAATATATTTTAG